The following nucleotide sequence is from Mytilus edulis chromosome 13, xbMytEdul2.2, whole genome shotgun sequence.
GCCAAACGAAACGACCTCGATGAAAAGGTTCAGCAATATATCAAATCGGCCATTTCAAGGAATCTGTCAAATCATGGTAAGTTTAAAGATTATCTGAGTTTTCgagtatttatattttaaagtaagtAAGCCCTTTACAATAAAATCAGATTTctaaaaatgaagattttttttcatcatcattattttctgtttaatttatgCAAAAAAGGTATAACACGTCATCGTTTAAATAAATTATACGCtgggtacctttgataactattaattaaaTAAGACATAATTACTCTCTAcatcagaaattcaaatgtgaattCTAAAATGTCTTCTAACCTTTAAATCTTTTGACTATAACAATTAAATAATTGTGTTAAAATTAAttgttgaataataattaaaaataaataattctagaCTACTACGGGCTGAGTGGAATGCATGTAACTGCACAGTATTTAGAAACATCAGAATACCGCAAATTATGTCAACATATGTCACATAATAATGCAGCTATTTTAAAAGGTATGTCATTCAAATGTGtacattttaaatattcaaatcatATCTGAAATATGAATTAAACTGGAAAACATTAGCATCGAGGAGTGGAATCGATAAGCTTGGTATAACCCcggaatattttattattttttcagttatCTTTaaggggctcgcgggtctaaatcaatttttttatttaatataggatttctctatattttctataaataaactgtatcttatacttaatagaaaaatgaaataaaaaaatggggtcaccgttcatttacgctcacaatctgccttcgaaagaagcatacatttttgttaatgtcctttttttctgttgaactaaaaacagaaatagcggtaataacgaaataaaaaaaaaagaactaaagcACATacatcgcttaaattttacaatcatttagtttattttcaacttattcgaaaaaaacaataaaaatataggtcaccgatgagttaaaaaaagatatttcaattttaatgcaaaaaaatggcttttttttgcaaaaaaggCAGATAATTTGGatctttttcaatgatatctacattttaaaagtcacctggggccaacacgaattgttttttttttggaatgatttttgtaccatatgataaagtaacaactgctaaaggtaataaataaaaattttaatgaaaatttaatgtttaattttttttctgaaaatcttatacccgcgagccacCTTAATATTGACGATTTCCATTATTTTACGAATCtacaaaagtatatagatatTGAACTGACATACCACATTTATCCGAACCGATTAGGCGTTTGTCAAGTAATAGATAAATCAGTATAATCTTTATGAACGTCATTGATTTGATTTATTAACTGGTGTTAATATAAATGTAACTATTTGCAGGTTAAGTAAGGGTTCTTGTAATTTATTTCTGAATTGCATATTAACTGAGTGACtgagaaaataattaaaaaaaaaacatccagaatttttattttttttgtgatacaTATAAGTTATCTCCACACAATCATCTAACCATAATCTAGGCACATAATCTAGGctcataatagatataggaagatgtggtatgagtgccaatgagacaactctccatcaaaataacaatttataagagTAAACCATTATGTCTGAAATATATTGCATTTGAAATACTGAAGACAATTTGGTATCTTAAAACCGAAAGTGTTCACGAGATAAGCgacattatctttttttatttcttgctATCCATATAGAATCATTAtaacaattttgaataataaccAACTCAAATGTTTATCAGAATTACCAATAATTCCAATGAAAACAATAACTAGTGCAAGCACCAGTAACACATATACTGACCAGATTTGCatttcaataatgtgtgtctctTCACTGAAGATGGAGACCAAAATATACGAATATCAAAATCCTAATTCAATCATTGCAGGTTATCTCAAACTACGTTAAGGTCgaacccaacaccttgactaaaattaaattggctcgtttaattttcataacattttgacaaaatatttactttgaccctttgaaaaagatatgaaaattattaaacaaaatgaaccaatcactttctcggaaaaattggttgaatatgtgccagtttgacaaaaactaaatttgatcattgagaagctagATATTTCCTTTATAATACAACGTGATGAACACGTTTAtgtgattttacagagttatctccctttagtgtTATGTACCACATTAAGAAGGCCTAAAACTAGCCAAATTTGGGCAAAaaaaatcagagctttgcataagggtcatttctaaatttaaaattcattttgatgttttgttgcatttaatttttatcaaacaatttcttttttgCTATGCCAGAACTGCATTTTTCCCTATTTTATTGAATAACACGAAAAAAAGTTCGGTGatcccatttttttctttttcttatttgaaaacAGATTATTAGAGTTATCTTCTCATGTTTAATCTTTAAATTCTATggtgataatttttttatatcacaAAAATGGGTTTTCCAGGCATAATCTATATAATATTGGACAATGTATGACCTGTAGCATGAAACGAAAAGCCTGGTGACTCACACtagtctttttattatatttttgaaaaaacatgATATGAACTATACTTTGACAAATCATTAAAAATTTCTATGAATTTAATTTAGACCAATCCGCCCCCAACCTCCCTCTCCGCCCCTTCATCTAccttaaagattaaaaaaacctTAAAGAATATAGTACAAGTTTAAAACTTAAAAtctactaaattataatcctggtatctttgataactattacaaaTACATCACTAAATAGGCGTAAATACCAATTCAATGTAAAGTCTATGCATACAATTTTATTTCCGTttttttaacataacttgaaGCATCATAGGATTTGAATAACAACATAACATATCAACTAGGTTTCTAATTTTAGAGATGTCCCTAGAACGACAAAGTTTACCGAAGTATCGATAGGAGCTTCATCCTGATCATTTACATAATGTATTCTTAAGACATTATTAGGCATAGGGTAATTGAGTCCTACGAGTACTatatttggagcaggatctgtttgcCCTTCCGAAGCACATGACATCATCCCTTAATGTTTctcagttttttgtttttattgggtTTTTTGGTGTTCTGCTGTTTAGTTGTCGGTTTTGTATTGgcagagtattttttttttacttacgaGTTTGACTATCCTTTTTGTACCTATCATGGATCTTTCAACATGTAGGTTTTGTAGAACTTATTATAATTTTCAGGTCCACCTGGAACTTGGAAATCCCAGCATGCATTCAACTATGCACACAGTCGTTCAAATGATACGGAGAATGCCAATAATTCATTGATTTGGCGGATAGATTGCAATACTGAATTAAACATTTATAATTCCCTTTCTCATTTAATGAACTACCTAAAGATACAATACATAAACTCAGATCTGCGCATTAAACAGTCAATTAACATCATGTTATTACGCGCTATAGAGGTTATGGAAAGCGACGAATACCGAGACACAAAGCACATTTTTATTCTGCTTGGTTTAGTAACTCCTCAGAAAAATTTAATGAACGAGTTTTTGACGCAACTGAAACAgaatgataacatacttgttattGTAACTACAAGTGAGTCGTTATCACCTGAATTCGATAATTTAGTAATCGAATTTCACGGAATGACAGAAACGGAGGCTGTAACATATCTAAACGTTGATGATTCAGTACATGAGCAGGCAAAAGAACTAGCAAAGAGATTAGGCTATTTGCCAGATGGCCTTGCTTTTGCAAGAACTCATATCCACGCAACAGGTATAAGCATTGAAAGTTATCTTGAAAGATTACTTGAAAACAGAACCAGCATTGGTGATTCTGCATCTAAAAAAGCTTGTCAAATGCTTATTTCACATGCAGAAAAGAAAATGTCAACTGAGGAAAAAACTCTGTTTCACCTCATGTCATTTCTTAACACAGAAAATATTCCTATCCTCATTTTTGAATCTCTTTTgccaaacaaattaaacaaagatGAAAAGACGATAATAATAGATGGCTTccttcaaaaattacaaaaatactccTTGGTTGTTGTTAAAGGTATAGATGAGCAGCGAATAATAACTGCTCATGGGTTTATTTTCATGATATTGAAAGCGTCTAAGCCCTGCGACGAACGAACTTCCCATCTCAAGACACTTCTGAACTTTTTCATGTGTAATATTGATCTAGATGCAAGATTATTGGAAGTTATTCATAGAAACGTACTTTTGTTAGACCATGCTGAGGCCTTCTTATTACACTTTGAAGACAATATTAAGTCTTTGTTTAACGAAACAAAAGCAAAACTTTGCTATATTTATTGCGCAGTAGGAATCACTTATAGACTGTATGGAAATACTGAGTTATCTGCTAATACCTATCTAGAAAAAGCAAAACGCACAATGTATGAAGCATTCTTTTGTGGTCAACAACACCAGCTTACCAATATCAAAGATACAGATTCTTACACGACAATGAATGAGTATCTCAATGGAAGTGGGGTTCTTCAAGGACACTGTAAAGTCATCTTCAACATATTGGTTGAAAATGGAAAAAATCTTCCTCGTGAATTTGTTGACACATTCATCGAAAACAATCACAGAAATTTAAGGATCATAGATCTTTTAAAAAATCATGGTCATCTTTGTACCAATGATTTGCGCAATGGTCAATTAAAAACCAAGACAATCAACACACTAAGAAGTAAGAACTTGATAATGGAGAGTCAACATATATCCGAAATATTTCTAGTCGAACTGATGATAAGAATTCTTTACAATTCTAGTAAAAACAAATGGCTAATGGAAATTTCAAAAGACAGCTTCTCAAAACCGGAAACCGGTTATGTCCGTCACAGACTTTCCAGTACTTTCTTCCCTGTTACTACAGAAAGCTTAATGGAACATCAGCTAGCACACGGTCTTACGAAGTTATTACAGCATCATTTGAGCTCTTTGTTGATGCCAAAAAATACCAAGACAACCTCAAAAAATGTCGTGCGATCCTTTTGTCCTGTGTTCAGTCCAGTAACACATCGCAGTGGTGTATTATATATGCTGAGATCCTTTTCCGATCCCAATCTGCTATCATCTTTACTAAAAGAAGCCATAGAACTATTGAACGGCCTTGATTCTGATATAGAAGGCATAGGTTTTACTGAGTTTGGAGTTGTAAAACGTATTGGAGATTCAAGTCTCTTTCATTCCGTAATGATTGATAGAATCAAAATGGAATGTTATGAAAAACTATTTAAGGTAGAATGTCCGGGAACACCTTTGAAGGATGAAACAAAGAAGAGAATAATCGTCGAAGAGAAAGGCATATCAAAAGATGAAAGTACTTATGAGCATAACGATTTACCTGACAGTAAAAGGCTGGTAGCAAAGGAGAAAAGTCAAAATACATCGGGCAAGGAAATAGCTCTTACAAATCAAAACTTAGTGAAAGCGTTGTCAATTGCAAATGAGTTAGAAAAGAAAATTGACGACCTGACATCGTGGAAAGCCCTATCAGGAATCCATTTGAAGATTGCTAAAGTTTTCAAACTAACAGAAACAGAGGAGAACATTCGGAAAGCGAAACACCATTATAGAAAGGCGTACGATCGAGAATATGAAAGCAATAACACCAGACTAACCCGTTTCCATTTAAAGGCAATCGTCCATTATGCTGAGTGTTGTATTCAGTTTCCAAATGAGGAAGACTTACATATTGCCAAGAAATTGTCGAAGGCAATGCAACATCGATTTAGATTGGTTAAAACTGGTACTCTATTTGACGAGGTGATAGGAGATATTGATAACTGTTTGGTAAGTATGagaatatattttcaaatcaCAGATCCGATACGAAGCATTTTACATGATCAGTAAGACGCGCAATACGGCATACGTTGATAGTGTagttaaattaaaaatgaaaagtgAGAATGTctcaagagacaacaacccgaccaaagagcagaaaatattGTTAAGTTATAAGAAAATCTTCCCGTTGATTTGCAATGAAAATAAAAGCTGATAATTTATCgataatacatatttttaaaaaagatagttcaattgatattaa
It contains:
- the LOC139500076 gene encoding uncharacterized protein, encoding MEQIVFDSYRILTTEVAQELSPENIKTVKFFIRHNIGKRDLQKIVTGTDLLRLLEERCMLSAENVEQLATYLQIAKRNDLDEKVQQYIKSAISRNLSNHDYYGLSGMHVTAQYLETSEYRKLCQHMSHNNAAILKGPPGTWKSQHAFNYAHSRSNDTENANNSLIWRIDCNTELNIYNSLSHLMNYLKIQYINSDLRIKQSINIMLLRAIEVMESDEYRDTKHIFILLGLVTPQKNLMNEFLTQLKQNDNILVIVTTSESLSPEFDNLVIEFHGMTETEAVTYLNVDDSVHEQAKELAKRLGYLPDGLAFARTHIHATGISIESYLERLLENRTSIGDSASKKACQMLISHAEKKMSTEEKTLFHLMSFLNTENIPILIFESLLPNKLNKDEKTIIIDGFLQKLQKYSLVVVKGIDEQRIITAHGFIFMILKASKPCDERTSHLKTLLNFFMCNIDLDARLLEVIHRNVLLLDHAEAFLLHFEDNIKSLFNETKAKLCYIYCAVGITYRLYGNTELSANTYLEKAKRTMYEAFFCGQQHQLTNIKDTDSYTTMNEYLNGSGVLQGHCKVIFNILVENGKNLPREFVDTFIENNHRNLRIIDLLKNHGHLCTNDLRNGQLKTKTINTLRSKNLIMESQHISEIFLVELMIRILYNSSKNKWLMEISKDSFSKPETGYVRHRLSSTFFPVTTESLMEHQLAHGLTKLLQHHLSSLLMPKNTKTTSKNVVRSFCPVFSPVTHRSGVLYMLRSFSDPNLLSSLLKEAIELLNGLDSDIEGIGFTEFGVVKRIGDSSLFHSVMIDRIKMECYEKLFKVECPGTPLKDETKKRIIVEEKGISKDESTYEHNDLPDSKRLVAKEKSQNTSGKEIALTNQNLVKALSIANELEKKIDDLTSWKALSGIHLKIAKVFKLTETEENIRKAKHHYRKAYDREYESNNTRLTRFHLKAIVHYAECCIQFPNEEDLHIAKKLSKAMQHRFRLVKTGTLFDEVIGDIDNCLKKLSEKRQSVGSSTTKEFDSKSVQTDTVVDDEKGLLDELKRKRDRLKKRRSTLSEEYKEMKDDIDTLDLEIDSVEKKIAEIETV